In Streptomyces sclerotialus, one genomic interval encodes:
- a CDS encoding MFS transporter has translation MPTETAPTGLRSRIFADITPLRTSVHYRRLWTGNTVSWVGQQMTALAVSLQVYDLTHSTFSVGLVGLCSLVPLVVFGLYGGAVADTVDRRTLGLASALGATAMSVVLAAAALLHVRQVWLLYVVVALQAVCFAMNSPARASMIPRLLPIEQLPAANALNSLTSNLGLMGGPMLGGVIVGLWGYQAAYLIDVVAFSASLYAMWRLPSMRPDHEAGPDGARPKRASVLDGLRFLATRPNLRMTFFADMAAMVLAQPRALFPAVAALWFGGDAKTVGLLVAAPAVGAVLGGLFSGWLGAIRRHGLAILLAVAAWGAAVAVFGLTRNLWLGLLFLAVAGCADTVSMVFRSTMLQAATPDRMRGRLQGVFIVVVAGGPRLGDFLAGSAADLATPAAAVVGGGLACVLVVALLGLGRPAFARYDARDPQP, from the coding sequence GTGCCCACTGAGACCGCCCCCACCGGCCTGCGCTCGCGCATATTCGCCGACATCACACCGCTGCGTACCTCCGTCCACTACCGCCGGCTGTGGACCGGCAACACCGTCTCCTGGGTGGGTCAGCAGATGACCGCGCTCGCGGTCTCGCTCCAGGTCTACGACCTCACCCACTCGACGTTCTCCGTCGGCCTGGTCGGCCTCTGCTCGCTCGTCCCGCTGGTCGTCTTCGGGCTGTACGGCGGCGCCGTCGCCGACACCGTCGACCGCCGCACCCTGGGCCTGGCCAGCGCCCTCGGCGCCACCGCGATGTCCGTCGTGCTGGCCGCCGCCGCGCTCCTCCACGTCCGGCAGGTCTGGCTGCTGTACGTCGTCGTCGCACTCCAGGCCGTCTGTTTCGCGATGAACTCACCGGCCCGCGCGTCGATGATCCCGCGCCTGCTGCCCATCGAGCAGCTGCCGGCCGCCAACGCGCTGAACTCCCTCACCAGCAATCTCGGCCTGATGGGCGGCCCGATGCTGGGCGGCGTCATCGTCGGCCTGTGGGGCTACCAGGCCGCCTACCTCATCGACGTCGTCGCCTTCTCCGCCTCCCTGTACGCGATGTGGCGGCTGCCCTCGATGCGACCCGACCATGAGGCAGGGCCGGACGGTGCCCGGCCGAAGCGGGCCTCCGTCCTGGACGGCCTGCGCTTCCTCGCCACCCGCCCCAACCTGCGGATGACCTTCTTCGCGGATATGGCGGCCATGGTGCTGGCCCAGCCGCGCGCCCTCTTCCCGGCCGTCGCCGCCCTGTGGTTCGGCGGCGACGCCAAGACCGTCGGACTGCTGGTCGCCGCGCCCGCCGTCGGCGCCGTACTGGGCGGCCTGTTCTCCGGCTGGCTGGGCGCGATCCGCCGGCACGGCCTGGCGATCCTGCTCGCCGTCGCCGCCTGGGGCGCGGCCGTCGCCGTCTTCGGCCTCACCCGCAACCTCTGGCTCGGCCTGCTCTTCCTCGCCGTCGCGGGCTGCGCGGACACCGTCTCGATGGTCTTCCGCTCCACGATGCTCCAGGCCGCCACCCCCGACCGGATGCGCGGCCGGCTCCAGGGCGTCTTCATCGTCGTGGTCGCGGGCGGGCCGCGGCTCGGCGACTTCCTCGCCGGGTCGGCCGCCGACCTCGCCACCCCGGCCGCCGCGGTGGTCGGC
- a CDS encoding TetR family transcriptional regulator C-terminal domain-containing protein — MQEDPGTRLADENGDLTDRVKKVIDGIGCSRREFARRIVMDPSKLSRSLGGTRRFTVAEIVRIAEIGGVDAGWLLGSRAGTPAPPADDAAPAALPEGGRPLQIVRETVRLIAEHGFHSVRVADIAAACGTSTAAIHYHFPGRDDLLEAAVRWCMDEDTARRAQGLAGAADAREEMLHLIALQTPRTEQQRRQWLVWLDMWAQAARSTEVGRLHDHYYRQWRTTVADVVRRGVEQGVFRPVDVEFTALRLTALIDGLATQVLATAPGSTTPDSMHAALTAFVEDELTAS, encoded by the coding sequence ATGCAGGAAGACCCCGGCACCCGGCTCGCCGACGAGAACGGCGACCTCACGGACCGCGTCAAGAAGGTGATCGACGGCATCGGATGCAGCCGCCGTGAGTTCGCCCGGCGGATCGTGATGGACCCCTCGAAGCTCTCCCGCTCCCTCGGCGGGACCCGCCGCTTCACCGTCGCCGAGATCGTCCGGATCGCCGAGATCGGCGGGGTGGACGCGGGCTGGCTGCTGGGCTCCCGGGCCGGGACGCCCGCGCCGCCGGCGGACGACGCGGCGCCCGCCGCGCTCCCCGAGGGCGGCCGGCCGCTGCAGATCGTCCGCGAGACGGTCCGGCTGATCGCCGAGCACGGCTTCCACTCCGTACGGGTCGCCGACATCGCCGCGGCCTGCGGGACGAGCACGGCCGCGATCCACTACCACTTCCCCGGCCGGGACGACCTCCTGGAGGCCGCCGTCCGCTGGTGCATGGACGAGGACACCGCGCGCCGCGCCCAGGGACTGGCCGGGGCCGCCGACGCGCGCGAGGAGATGCTGCACCTCATCGCCCTGCAGACGCCGCGCACCGAGCAGCAGCGCCGGCAGTGGCTGGTCTGGCTGGACATGTGGGCCCAGGCGGCCCGCTCCACCGAGGTCGGCCGGCTGCACGACCACTACTACCGGCAGTGGCGGACCACCGTCGCCGACGTCGTGCGGCGCGGCGTCGAGCAGGGCGTCTTCCGCCCCGTCGACGTGGAGTTCACCGCGCTGCGGCTGACCGCGCTGATCGACGGCCTGGCCACCCAGGTACTGGCCACGGCCCCCGGCAGCACCACCCCCGACAGCATGCACGCCGCGCTGACCGCCTTCGTGGAGGACGAGCTGACCGCCTCGTAA
- a CDS encoding thioesterase family protein has protein sequence MTAATGALPLFRQTVKDEWIDYNGHLSEAYYVLVFGYATDALMAETGLGPEYREASGCSLYTVEAHVRYLHEVDRGAGLTVRTTVLGADTKKVRFLHEMFADDGSGTPSGDPVATEELFALHVDQATGRSAPLPDAVRDRLTALTAPAPEWAGRGIREV, from the coding sequence GTGACGGCGGCCACCGGGGCACTGCCGCTCTTCCGGCAGACCGTCAAGGACGAGTGGATCGACTACAACGGCCACCTGAGCGAGGCGTACTACGTCCTCGTCTTCGGGTACGCCACGGACGCGCTGATGGCGGAGACCGGCCTCGGCCCGGAGTACCGGGAGGCGAGCGGCTGCTCCCTCTACACGGTCGAGGCGCACGTCCGTTACCTGCACGAGGTCGACCGCGGCGCCGGCCTCACCGTCCGCACCACGGTGCTGGGCGCGGACACCAAGAAGGTCCGCTTCCTGCACGAGATGTTCGCCGACGACGGATCCGGCACCCCGTCCGGTGACCCGGTCGCCACGGAGGAGCTCTTCGCCCTCCACGTCGACCAGGCCACCGGCCGCTCCGCACCCCTGCCCGACGCGGTACGCGACCGTCTCACGGCCCTGACCGCACCCGCCCCGGAGTGGGCGGGCCGGGGCATCCGGGAGGTCTAG
- a CDS encoding SpoIIE family protein phosphatase, with product MADRGAQPPAVSLPEEWPAPPDLILALNGMGGFDWDLKRGRLHMDAAALRVFDLRPDEYDGIPTTLSRRVPPAEAARLDSLVAQAIKDGSESYGAYFRVRRRSGALRWLHTHGTIYRDDTGRPHRIIGIVRDARQELELSRTASPATSGDRRRRRHHSVVERTTAALAHARSVGDVIAVLGDSQGLSRLGAENVILGLVEAGRIQLVSEGQAGSFVPEHRFTRVADEFPMSEVVRTLTPRFVRSRAEFAACYPRLWPHVQPLDIGSAAYLPLIAQARPIGVIGLFYREESEFSAHERSILVALGSSIAQSLARAMLFDQEHDLAEALQKAMLPRRIPGIPGAQIAVRYRSARLGRDIGGDWYDVIPLPGGPSSEGRVAVVIGDVQGHDTQAATLMGQLRIVLRAYAAEGHAPATVMARASAFLHELDPERFATCTYADIDLTTGALQIVRAGHVDPLLRHAEGLCRQLPVVGGLPLGLSAQFGQLDYPVTTVHLAAGETLVLCTDGLVERPGADLDDGMARLARAVRTGPQDVQQLADLLCTLSLSGDGEDDMALLLLRRSGTPPARHRGTVRRHIAPGDPAALVAARHMIRDAVRAWGARERAAEIELAADELITNALLHTDGAAMVTLTLPGTAERRLRLEVADRSSTLPRRRRPGEGGISGRGLLLVERLADVWGVTPRGNGKSVWCEFQCP from the coding sequence ATGGCCGATCGGGGCGCGCAGCCCCCTGCCGTGTCGCTGCCGGAGGAGTGGCCCGCCCCGCCGGACCTGATCCTGGCGCTCAACGGAATGGGGGGCTTCGACTGGGACCTGAAGCGCGGCCGGCTGCACATGGACGCCGCCGCGCTGCGGGTCTTCGACCTGCGCCCCGACGAGTACGACGGCATCCCCACCACACTGTCCCGCCGGGTCCCGCCCGCCGAGGCCGCCCGCCTGGACTCCCTGGTCGCCCAGGCCATCAAGGACGGCAGCGAGTCGTACGGCGCGTACTTCCGCGTCCGGCGCCGCAGCGGCGCGCTGCGCTGGCTCCACACCCACGGCACGATCTACCGGGACGACACCGGACGGCCGCACCGCATCATCGGCATCGTCCGCGACGCCCGCCAGGAGCTGGAGCTCTCCCGCACCGCGAGCCCGGCCACCTCCGGCGACCGGCGCCGCCGACGGCACCACTCCGTCGTGGAGCGCACCACGGCGGCGCTGGCCCACGCCAGGAGCGTCGGGGACGTCATCGCCGTCCTCGGCGACAGCCAGGGGCTCAGCCGGCTCGGTGCGGAGAACGTCATCCTGGGGCTGGTGGAGGCCGGCCGCATCCAGCTCGTCTCCGAGGGGCAGGCCGGCAGCTTCGTGCCGGAGCACCGGTTCACCCGAGTGGCGGACGAGTTCCCGATGAGCGAGGTCGTGCGCACCCTCACGCCGCGCTTCGTCCGCTCCCGGGCGGAGTTCGCCGCCTGCTACCCGCGGCTCTGGCCGCACGTCCAGCCGCTGGACATCGGCTCCGCCGCCTACCTCCCGCTGATCGCGCAGGCCCGCCCCATCGGTGTGATCGGCCTCTTCTACCGCGAGGAGAGCGAGTTCAGCGCGCATGAGCGCAGCATCCTCGTGGCGCTCGGCAGCAGCATCGCGCAGAGCCTGGCCCGGGCGATGCTCTTCGACCAGGAACACGACCTCGCCGAGGCGCTCCAGAAGGCCATGCTGCCGCGCCGCATCCCCGGCATCCCCGGCGCCCAGATCGCGGTGCGCTACCGCTCGGCGCGGCTGGGCCGGGACATCGGCGGCGACTGGTACGACGTGATCCCGCTGCCCGGTGGCCCCTCCTCCGAAGGCCGGGTCGCCGTCGTCATCGGCGACGTCCAGGGCCACGACACCCAGGCCGCCACCCTCATGGGCCAGCTGCGCATCGTGCTGCGCGCGTACGCCGCCGAGGGCCACGCGCCCGCCACCGTCATGGCCCGGGCCTCCGCCTTCCTGCACGAACTGGACCCCGAACGCTTCGCCACCTGCACCTACGCCGACATCGACCTGACCACCGGCGCCCTGCAGATCGTCCGAGCGGGCCACGTCGACCCGCTGCTCCGGCACGCCGAGGGACTCTGCCGCCAACTCCCCGTGGTCGGCGGGCTGCCGCTCGGCCTGTCCGCCCAGTTCGGGCAGTTGGACTACCCCGTCACCACGGTGCACCTCGCCGCCGGCGAGACGCTGGTGCTGTGCACCGACGGGCTGGTCGAGCGGCCCGGCGCCGACCTCGACGACGGGATGGCCCGGCTGGCCCGGGCGGTGCGCACCGGACCGCAGGACGTCCAGCAACTCGCCGACCTGCTGTGCACGCTCTCCCTCAGCGGCGACGGCGAGGACGACATGGCGCTGCTGCTGCTCCGCCGCAGCGGCACGCCCCCGGCGCGCCACCGCGGTACGGTCCGCCGGCACATCGCCCCCGGTGACCCCGCGGCGCTGGTCGCGGCGCGGCACATGATCCGGGACGCGGTACGGGCCTGGGGCGCCCGGGAGCGTGCGGCGGAGATCGAGCTGGCCGCCGACGAGCTGATCACCAACGCGCTGCTGCACACCGACGGCGCCGCCATGGTGACCCTCACCCTGCCCGGGACCGCCGAGCGGCGGCTGCGCCTGGAGGTCGCCGACCGCTCCAGCACGCTGCCGCGCCGCCGCCGGCCGGGCGAGGGGGGCATCTCCGGGCGCGGTCTGCTGCTGGTCGAACGGCTCGCGGACGTCTGGGGGGTGACCCCGCGCGGTAACGGCAAGAGCGTGTGGTGCGAGTTCCAGTGCCCGTGA
- a CDS encoding 3-hydroxyacyl-CoA dehydrogenase NAD-binding domain-containing protein produces the protein MTATPPLAPEDVRKVACIGAGVIGGGWVAHFLARGYDVTAWDPADDAEEKLRRLVAAAWPALEQIGLAEGASQDRLTVAPTLAEAVADADFVQESAPEKLELKRSLLAELTAATRDGVVIASSTSGYPMSDMHSDAADNGRLVVGHPFNPPYLIPLVEVVGGEKTDRAAVEWASRFYDVAGKSVITMDRELPGFIANRLQEALWREALHMVANGEASVQDIDDSITEGPGLRWAFMGPLLTFALAGGEGGMGHMLDHFGPSLKSPWTRLEAPELTRELRDAMVDGCEAEAGDRTYADLVAERDQGVINVLRATGRLGGAK, from the coding sequence ATGACCGCCACCCCTCCCCTCGCCCCCGAAGACGTACGCAAGGTCGCCTGCATCGGCGCCGGCGTGATCGGCGGCGGCTGGGTCGCCCACTTCCTCGCCCGCGGTTACGACGTGACCGCCTGGGACCCCGCCGACGACGCCGAGGAGAAGCTGCGCCGCCTGGTCGCCGCCGCCTGGCCGGCCCTGGAGCAGATAGGCCTCGCCGAGGGCGCCTCGCAGGACCGCCTCACCGTCGCGCCCACCCTCGCCGAGGCCGTCGCCGACGCCGACTTCGTGCAGGAGAGCGCCCCGGAGAAGCTGGAGCTGAAGCGCTCGCTGCTGGCCGAGCTGACCGCCGCCACCCGCGACGGCGTCGTCATCGCCTCCTCCACCTCCGGCTACCCGATGTCCGACATGCACTCCGACGCCGCCGACAACGGCCGCCTCGTCGTCGGGCACCCCTTCAACCCGCCGTACCTGATCCCGCTCGTCGAGGTCGTCGGCGGCGAGAAGACCGACCGCGCCGCCGTCGAGTGGGCCTCCCGCTTCTACGACGTGGCGGGCAAGTCCGTGATCACCATGGACCGGGAGCTGCCCGGCTTCATCGCCAACCGCCTCCAGGAGGCCCTGTGGCGCGAGGCGCTGCACATGGTCGCCAACGGCGAGGCCTCGGTCCAGGACATCGACGACTCGATCACCGAAGGCCCGGGCCTGCGCTGGGCGTTCATGGGCCCGCTGCTGACGTTCGCGCTGGCCGGCGGCGAGGGCGGCATGGGCCACATGCTCGACCACTTCGGCCCGTCCCTGAAGTCCCCGTGGACCCGCCTGGAGGCCCCCGAGCTGACCCGCGAGCTGCGCGACGCGATGGTGGACGGCTGCGAGGCGGAGGCGGGCGACCGGACGTACGCGGACCTGGTGGCCGAGCGCGACCAGGGCGTCATCAACGTCCTGCGCGCCACCGGCCGGCTCGGCGGCGCCAAGTGA
- a CDS encoding 3-keto-5-aminohexanoate cleavage protein: MNDEVIITCALTGAGDTVRRSPHVPVTPEQIAGSAVEAADAGAAVVHIHVRDPETGDPSRDPKLYAEVVERIKETGTDVVINLTAGMGGDLVLDADQPLEKGAQPGTDLVGGLDRLPHVEDLLPDICTLDCGSLNFGDNLYISTPEMLRKGAKRVQELGVRPELEIFDTGQLWFAKQLLAEGLLDDPTIFQLCMGIPWGAPADPGVLQSMVNMLPEGAQWASFALGRMQMPWVAQSILLGGNVRVGLEDNLYLAKGVKATNGQLVERAVTITESLGAKVATPDQARARLGLKPRA, encoded by the coding sequence ATGAACGACGAGGTCATCATCACCTGTGCGCTGACCGGCGCGGGCGACACCGTACGCCGCTCCCCGCACGTCCCCGTGACGCCCGAGCAGATCGCCGGATCCGCCGTGGAGGCGGCGGACGCGGGCGCCGCCGTGGTGCACATCCACGTCCGCGACCCCGAGACCGGCGACCCCTCGCGCGACCCGAAGCTGTACGCCGAGGTCGTCGAGCGCATCAAGGAGACCGGCACCGACGTCGTCATCAACCTCACCGCCGGCATGGGCGGCGACCTGGTGCTCGACGCCGACCAGCCGCTGGAGAAGGGCGCGCAGCCCGGCACCGACCTGGTCGGCGGCCTGGACCGGCTGCCGCACGTCGAGGACCTGCTCCCCGACATCTGCACCCTGGACTGCGGCTCGCTGAACTTCGGCGACAACCTCTACATCTCCACCCCCGAGATGCTGCGCAAGGGCGCCAAGCGCGTCCAGGAGCTGGGCGTCCGCCCCGAGCTGGAGATCTTCGACACCGGCCAGCTGTGGTTCGCCAAGCAGCTGCTGGCCGAGGGCCTGCTGGACGACCCGACCATCTTCCAGCTGTGCATGGGCATCCCGTGGGGCGCCCCGGCCGACCCGGGCGTGCTGCAGTCGATGGTCAACATGCTGCCCGAGGGCGCGCAGTGGGCCAGCTTCGCGCTCGGCCGCATGCAGATGCCGTGGGTCGCCCAGTCCATCCTGCTCGGCGGCAACGTCCGCGTCGGCCTGGAGGACAACCTGTACCTCGCCAAGGGTGTGAAGGCCACCAACGGCCAGCTCGTCGAGCGCGCCGTGACCATCACCGAGTCGCTCGGCGCCAAGGTCGCCACCCCCGACCAGGCCCGCGCCCGCCTGGGCCTGAAGCCCCGCGCCTGA